In one Colletotrichum destructivum chromosome 2, complete sequence genomic region, the following are encoded:
- a CDS encoding Putative alpha/Beta hydrolase: MSSLWGTRNKKDDDDAPEGPPEERGSNEYPARGPDEHTRLLPNRLDSDNRQYLTPDDPAVSPYNLWTVRVMRWATVLFTALTFTWWTLTLVSVFVTPPGMHTRGSGFQAFSYSSLALFTLLFTLVFFGVPSKAVRILSIFMAFMLFVDMVLILAVQKNRYEETGVGVASVVWAFLMSLWALACDRTVKWGKAEEEERLTGRVETRRTVWEWTEVLISTVAYVILSVVIVLITATLILRSLDAGFGPPGEQYWVDGDQYRIHVYCDGNGTDAAGTKLPTVLFEGGDLPVENGLWQLAQNALKNGSISRYCFADRPGYGWSDTAPSPLSAGMATDALSEALARAGEHGPWVLASAGIGSVYSQIFSSRHGREVNGLLLIDPLHEDLLHRISDSGRGFMYWLRGVLSPLGLEHLPGAVFKGRTSADRVWGRSARQGGKYLFTKLQESLVADTLTKREVISSKAIQYPDAPLVLISSGENIRKDSEWEDKQRDLSHLTRNLKHWDIVDKAPHNVWETLEGRQKIEKRLRQMVHA, translated from the exons ATGTCCTCACTGTGGGGCACGAGAAACAAGaaggacgatgacgatgctcCGGAGGGACCTCCCGAGGAACGGGGGTCAAACGAGTATCCGGCGCGGGGACCCGACGAACACACCCGCCTGCTTCCGAACCGACTCGACAGCGACAACAGGCAGTACCTGACGCCTGACGATCCAGCAGTGTCACCGTACAATCTCTGGACGGTGCGGGTGATGCGATGGGCGACGGTGCTTTTCACAGCCCTTACTTTTACGTGGTGGACTCTCACTTTGGTTTCCGTTTTTGTCACGCCGCCTGGCATGCACACTCGCGGCTCGGGCTTCCAAGCCTTCAGCTATTCGAGTCTGGCACTCTTTACCCTATTGTtcaccctcgtcttcttcggtgTACCGTCTAAGGCTGTCCGCATTTTGTCTATCTTCATGGCCTTCATGCTCTTTGTCGATATGGttctcatcctcgccgtgcAGAAGAATCGCTACGAAGAGACGGGCGTCGGGGTTGCTAGTGTCGTTT GGGCTTTCCTCATGAGCTTGTGGGCACTGGCTTGCGACCGAACCGTGAAATGGGGCaaggcagaagaagaggagcgCTTGACCGGCCGAGTCGAGACGAGACGTACGGTCTGGGAATGGACCGAGGTGCTCATCTCCACCGTGGCCTATGTGATCCTCTCCGTGGTCATCGTTTTGATCACGGCCACTCTCATTCTCCGATCTCTGGATGCTGGGTTTGGCCCGCCGGGTGAGCAGTACTGGGTGGACGGAGACCAGTACCGGATCCATGTTTACTGCGACGGTAATGGCACCGATGCCGCAGGCACCAAGCTACCTACTGTTTTGtttgagggcggcgacctgcCAGTTGAGAACGGACTCTGGCAGTTGGCGCAAAATGCTTTGAAGAATGGATCGATTTCGAGGTACTGCTTTGCCGACCGCCCAGGGTACGGATGGAGCGACACTGCGCCTAGtccgctctcggccggcATGGCAACTGATGCGTTGAGCGAGGCTCTCGCACGAGCCGGCGAACACGGTCCTTGGGTCCTGGCGAGCGCCGGCATTGGCTCCGTCTACTCCCAGATCTTCTCCTCTCGACATGGCAGAGAGGTTAACGGTCTCCTCCTCATTGATCCTCTTCACGAAGACCTCCTACATCGTATCTCGGACTCAGGCAGAGGGTTTATGTACTGGCTGCGCGGCGTTCTTTCCCCTCTCGGGCTTGAACATCTGCCAGGCGCCGTTTTCAAAGGGCGAACGAGCGCGGATCGTGTCTGGGGCCGATCTGCCAGACAGGGCGGAAAGTATCTTTTCACAAAGTTGCAGGAAAGTCTTGTGGCCGATACTCTCACCAAGCGAGAGGTGATCAGTAGCAAGGCGATTCAATACCCAGATGCGCCTCTGGTCTTGATTAGCTCTGGCGAAAACATCCGGAAGGATAGCGAATGGGAGGACAAGCAGAGAGATCTCAGTCATTTGACGAGGAACTTGAAGCATTGGGATATTGTCGACAAGGCGCCTCATAATGTGTGGGAGACACTGGAAGGACGCCAGAAGATCGAAAAGAGGCTTCGCCAGATGGTCCATGCATGA